The Candidatus Methylomirabilis lanthanidiphila DNA segment TCCTTCGCCACTAGGTTCATCCCATCGTGGAGCGATGTCACCAGGCACACATCGGCGGCCTTATAGAAGAGCCGGATCTCCTTGCTGGTGTGGTGCCGTTTTAGGAGAAGAATGGGTTTCCAGTTACCATTCTGGAAGCGCCAGTTGATGCGATCCGACTCGGCCTCGATGGCGGCGATCAGGTCCTGATACTGCTTGATATGGGTGCGGCTCGGCGCCCCGACTTCCACGAAGGTAAATTCCCCCTGGAACTTCGGGTATTTCTCCAAAAACCGCTCGATACCTCGCAGACGTTCAAGCAGTCCTTTGGTATAGTCAAGGCGGTCGACGCCTACGGCAAGATAGTGTGCCCGGACGCCGAATTCCATAAGCAACGCGTCCTTGCTCCGTGGCTCCACTGTGCCTTCGCCCGGCACCGCGCTGTCATCCAGAAAGGCGATGCTGATCGGGAAGGGTTTGACATACGTGGTGGAGTTACCCCGCCTGACGGCAAAGTGCTCCCACTCGATACGTGATTCCAGCACTCGGTCCACCGTTTCCAGAAAATTGTTGCAATGGAACTGAATGTGGAACCCAATCAGGTCTGCACCCAGCATCCCATGGAGCAGCTCGCGCTGCCACGGACAGATACCAAACGATTCCGGATTGGGCCATGGGATATGCCAGAAGATCCCCACGCGCGCATCAGGTCGCCGTTCCTTGATCAGCCTGGGCAGGAGGGCAAAGTGATAATCTTGAATGAGCACGCACGGCTCTTCAACGCCTTCGAGCTCCGTCAACGTGACCTGCGCAAACTTGTCGTTCACATCCCGATAGTATTGCCAGTCGTCGGCCCGAAAGACGGGCCGGGTGTGGGCGATGTGGCAGAGAGGCCATAGGCCTTCATTGGCAAACCCATAATAGTAACCCTTTTCTTCCGCCTTCGTCAGCCACACTCTCCTCAAGGTGTATTTGGGCTCTGCAGGGGGAACCCTGAGCCTGTCTGCGTCATCCACGACCAGGCTATCGGCGTCGCCGCTCCCATGGGCAATCCATGTGCCCTCACAGGCGGCCAGCACAGGCTCCAGCGCGGTGACCAGCCCGCTCGCCGGAACGAGACAATCGATCTGTTTACCCCGCTTCACATGAATGTAGGGCTCGCGGTTGGAGATGAGAAAGATCGGTCTTCCCTGCAGTTTGCTCCGCAGATGTTCCTTCAATGATCTGGGAGTCCAGAGCGCTTCCCCACCTTGTCTGAGCT contains these protein-coding regions:
- the otsA gene encoding Trehalose-phosphate synthase, coding for MRITLRLVLAIVTTVSVIVVAFTLLQVRQERQRQMGDLERRTALLAESLGETVEPLVGQGHSARLQRIVEKFGNRERLAGVAVYDTKGLPLAVTQTLVAHVATAPKSVIEAIAADRETGDVITIGDKLMYVYVLPLRPEAQIAGALTLFHDANYIQHRLRQIWQTNFLRLLVQALLISLTALFVIRWTLIGSIARMAEWIKRLRKGEVVDASSLSRKDLLNPLATEVTHLAKSLSAAKAAAEEIKLRQGGEALWTPRSLKEHLRSKLQGRPIFLISNREPYIHVKRGKQIDCLVPASGLVTALEPVLAACEGTWIAHGSGDADSLVVDDADRLRVPPAEPKYTLRRVWLTKAEEKGYYYGFANEGLWPLCHIAHTRPVFRADDWQYYRDVNDKFAQVTLTELEGVEEPCVLIQDYHFALLPRLIKERRPDARVGIFWHIPWPNPESFGICPWQRELLHGMLGADLIGFHIQFHCNNFLETVDRVLESRIEWEHFAVRRGNSTTYVKPFPISIAFLDDSAVPGEGTVEPRSKDALLMEFGVRAHYLAVGVDRLDYTKGLLERLRGIERFLEKYPKFQGEFTFVEVGAPSRTHIKQYQDLIAAIEAESDRINWRFQNGNWKPILLLKRHHTSKEIRLFYKAADVCLVTSLHDGMNLVAKEFVAAREDEQGVLILSRFTGASRELCDALIVNPYDIEEIADAIYAALNMAKGEQAVRMRRMRDIVRERNVYRWAADLITDLVQVRVEESQASIAGIRKPR